TGCGGACTCAGGCTATAAGACCCCAGCTATTGCTCATTATTTATTAGAGCGAAACATCATCCCTGTCTTTCCCTATACCCGCCCCAAGGGTGTAAAAGGGAACTTAAGGCCCGGTGATTTTGTTTATGATGCCTTCTATGACTGTTACCTCTGCCCAGAGAACCAAGTGTTAACCTATCGCACGACGACCCGAGCAGGCTACCGTGAGTATAAGAGTGATCCAAAAGTATGTGTCGCCTGTCCCCTATCATCAGTTTGTACCCAGAGCCAGAATCAGCAGAAAGTCATCACAAGACATGTATGGAAAGATGACCTTGAATTTTGTGAAGAGATTCGCCACAAAAGAGGGATGAAGGAGCTTTATAAGAAGCGCAAGGAAACAATTGAGCGACTCTTTGGGACTGCTAAGGAATATCATAACTTGAGATACACCAGAGAGAAAGGAAAGTCCAAAATGGAAGATAAGGTTGGGCTTACTTTGGCGTGTTTGAATCTTAAAAAACTAGTAAAAATGAGGGTGGACAAGCCTTTTTATTTTGTTCAAATGACCATTATTCTATCAAAAGATGAAATATTAGCCTGACAAACAGAAAAAGACAAACACCATTTGGAATGTTTGTCTTCAATCTGAAAGAGGTTGCAAAACCTCTTTTTTATGCTGCTTAATATTTCGCTGGTCCCATAGTCGCACTCTTGATATTGAAGCGTTTCTTGAGATAGAAACGGAGTGCTAGAGTGATCCCTCCGATGATGGCAACGACAATGTTTGACAAATGTGGGTTGAGAGAGTCGGGCAGTAAGCTAGAACCAATGATTGAAAGGGTCCAAAGACCAATGGCTACTAGCATGATAAGGATAGATTTGAGTAGATGTGGACGCTGGCTACGGTCAGTGTCTGGTCCGTAAAAACGGTAAACGAAATGATAGAGGGCGTAGAAAGCGAGACCACCGACAATACTACCAAAGACAAGTGTCGTCATGCCGTAAACTGACGGTTTAGAAGATGCCAAATTGACGATGGAAGTCAGAACGGTAAAGAAACCGAAAATGAAAAGGACAGAATCCAGCATCATCCATTTTGGATCGTCGTTTTGTTTTGGATGTTCAGCGTCATAGCGCTCCTTAGCAGTGAGAGAAGAGGCCCAGTAAGTTGGTGCCCCATAGAGAGCACGGGCAGGGATGCCCTTGGCCTGATTTTCTAAAATGTTTGGAATGATTTCCTCTAAGATTGCTTTCACTTCTTCGTCGGATTTGCCATCTTTGAGGAGTTGATGAGTAGCGATGTGGAGAAATCCCTTATTTTTCTTAGTTAGTTTGTCTGATACTACTTGTGACATAAGCGTCCTTTCTGGTGATTAGAATAATTTTTTATGGAAGAGGTAGAGGGTCAGAGAGCCACTCAGAGCAAAGGCGATAAACATGATAATCCAGAAGGCATGTGGCTCGCCATTTAGAGGCAGTTCATTATCTTTGAAGTTCATCCCATAGGCTGAGAAAAGCATGGTCGGGATGGACATAACAACGGTTACTAAGGCCAGTGTCTTCATGACATTATTCTGATTGTTGGAAATAATGGAAGCAAAAGTATCTGTCATGCTGTGGAGGATATTTCCATAAATATCAGCCATCTCGATGGCCTGCTGGGTCTCAATCAGGGTGTCTTCCAGCAAATCTTCATCTTCCAAGTATTTCTTGATATTGCTGGTAGAGCTGGTTAGTTTTTTAATTACGCGTTCATTGGTTTTGAGGGAGGCTTTGAAATAGACGATGGTCTTTTCCAGCTCCATGAGCTCAATCAGTTCTTCATTTCGAGTTGATTGGTGCAGCTGGCTTTCAATCTGCTCGCTCTTGCGGTCAATGGAACGCAGGGCTGTCAGATATAGCTCGGCATTGCGATAGAGAATCTGAAAGATAAAACGTGACCGCATGAAAGTATAAAAGTTACGCAAGCGACGGTGGATAAAGATATCCAGCAGGGGCAGCTTTTCCAAGCAAGTCGTGATGATAGCTTCTTCTGTGATGATAATACCAAGCGGGATAGTAACATAGTAGGTCTGGTTATTCCGCTCCTCAGTGATAGGTACGTCTACGATGATCAGTGTGTACTCATCCTCGATGGTGACCCGAGACATTTCCTCGGCATCGAGGGGTGCCCGTAGGTCAGCTATGTCAATGCCAAAGGCGTTTGCGATTTCTAAAGATTCATTTTGGGAAGGAT
Above is a window of Streptococcus cristatus ATCC 51100 DNA encoding:
- a CDS encoding magnesium transporter CorA family protein, producing MKQVFLSTTTEFKEIDTLESGTWINMVNPSQNESLEIANAFGIDIADLRAPLDAEEMSRVTIEDEYTLIIVDVPITEERNNQTYYVTIPLGIIITEEAIITTCLEKLPLLDIFIHRRLRNFYTFMRSRFIFQILYRNAELYLTALRSIDRKSEQIESQLHQSTRNEELIELMELEKTIVYFKASLKTNERVIKKLTSSTSNIKKYLEDEDLLEDTLIETQQAIEMADIYGNILHSMTDTFASIISNNQNNVMKTLALVTVVMSIPTMLFSAYGMNFKDNELPLNGEPHAFWIIMFIAFALSGSLTLYLFHKKLF
- a CDS encoding DUF1129 domain-containing protein encodes the protein MSQVVSDKLTKKNKGFLHIATHQLLKDGKSDEEVKAILEEIIPNILENQAKGIPARALYGAPTYWASSLTAKERYDAEHPKQNDDPKWMMLDSVLFIFGFFTVLTSIVNLASSKPSVYGMTTLVFGSIVGGLAFYALYHFVYRFYGPDTDRSQRPHLLKSILIMLVAIGLWTLSIIGSSLLPDSLNPHLSNIVVAIIGGITLALRFYLKKRFNIKSATMGPAKY